One region of Lathamus discolor isolate bLatDis1 chromosome 2, bLatDis1.hap1, whole genome shotgun sequence genomic DNA includes:
- the LOC136009249 gene encoding N-acetyllactosaminide beta-1,6-N-acetylglucosaminyl-transferase-like, producing the protein MKENVLETSSRESSCTEYIMRNHYITRTLSAEEAAFPIAYVMTLHKEFETFERLFRAVYLPQNIYCIHVDAKAPAHFHRAVWRLLGCFPNAFLASRAERVVYGGISRLQADLHCMRDLLASAVPWRYVLNTCGQDFPLKTNREIVRLLKGLGGKNVTPGVLPPPHITSRTRYVHREGAARNALGQVFPLRSKAPPPHNLTIYFGSTYVAVTRPFVELVLRDQRAIDLLAWSEDTYSPDEHFWVTLNRIPGVPGSMPNASWEGDLKAVKWIDMEEAHGGCHGHYVRGICVYGTGDLKWLFNSTCMFANKFELKTYPLTVECLELRHRQRTLSQSEVQVEPSWYF; encoded by the exons atgaaggaaaatgttttagaaaCTTCATCCAGAGAATCCAGTTGCACGGAGTACATCATGCGGAACCACTACATCACCCGCACCCTCTCGGCTGAAGAGGCCGCcttccccattgcctatgtTATGACTCTGCACAAGGAGTTCGAGACCTTCGAGCGGCTCTTCAGGGCAGTGTACCTGCCCCAGAACATCTACTGCATCCACGTGGATGCCAAGGCACCGGCCCACTTCCATCGGGCAGTGTGGCGCCTGCTGGGCTGCTTCCCCAATGCCTTCCTCGCCTCCCGGGCGGAGCGGGTGGTCTATGGCGGCATCTCCCGCCTGCAGGCTGACCTCCACTGCATGAGAgacctgctggcctcggccgtGCCCTGGCGCTACGTGCTCAACACCTGCGGCCAGGACTTCCCCTTGAAGACCAACCGGGAGATCGTCCGGCTGCTGAAGGGCCTCGGGGGCAAGAACGTCACCCCCGGGGTGCTGCCACCCCCCCACATCACCTCCCGCACCAGATATGTGCACAGAGAGGGGGCCGCACGCAATGCCTTGGGGCAGGTCTTTCCCCTGCGATCGAAGGCACCCCCTCCCCACAACCTGACCATTTACTTTGGCTCTACGTATGTGGCCGTCACTCGCCCCTTCGTGGAGCTCGTGCTGCGGGACCAGCGTGCCATCGATCTGCTGGCGTGGTCTGAGGACACCTACAGCCCTGATGAGCACTTCTGGGTGACGCTCAACAGGATCCCAG GTGTCCCAGGCTCCATGCCCAACGCATCATGGGAAGGTGACTTGAAAGCAGTGAAGTGGATTGATATGGAAGAGGCACATGGAGGTTGTCATG gCCATTATGTCAGAGGCATTTGTGTATATGGAACAGGTGACCTCAAGTGGCTTTTTAACTCCACCTGTATGTTCGCAAATAAGTTTGAGCTTAAAACGTACCCCCTGACTGTGGAGTGCCTGGAGCTGAGACATAGGCAGAGAACCTTGTCGCAGAGTGAGGTTCAGGTGGAACCCAGTTGGTATTTTTAG